In Mucinivorans hirudinis, the DNA window TGGTCATCGACTTGCTCCTCGCTAACTATTTGCTCTACAATGAAATTTGGGTCGTCAGGAGCAGGGGCGAAGTGAACGATTCGAGTTGCCGGTTGGTCGCCCTGTGGCTCAAAGTTATTTTCAATGACATTAACAACGGGAGTAATTGACACGGCAGGTGCAAGCACCTCTCGCTCATCCTCTGCCGGACGGTGCTTAATGATAAATTGAATTTCTTCCTGCTGCGGTTGGTCTACTTCCGTTTTTTCCGCAATAGTCGGCTTCTGCAACATAGGAGGTAACGTACTTAAATCCATATATACATACTCCACTACACCATCCGCATCAGCCCCGGTTACATAACCCCACTGACCATTGTCTAATGCAATCAGGTTTTCATTCTTTTGCCCTGCTAAGACGGCGAGCTCGGGATTGCCGGGAATATCAATTCCGATTGTTTCAGCCCCAAGATTAACCAACTGTTCGACCGGTGGCTCAACCGGTGGCGCAACCATTGGTTCGACGGCAGAGACAGCCTCTTGCGCCCTTACTTCGGCGACGCGCTCTCTATGTTCTTGCTCTGCCGCAAGAGCCTTTTGAGCAGCCTCGGCAGCTGCTATGCGCATCTTGGCGGTCTGCTCGGCAAGGCGCACTTTGGCAAGTTCGTTTCTTCTATCGATATATTCTATCAACGACTTAACTGTACGGCGCAGCCAAGCTGCATTAACAAAGTAGAGCAGTGCCAACCCAACAACCGAGATAAAAAGCGTCGTCCCCTCATTGCCGATAATAGCTTCGAGCCAGCGCGCCGAATAGATGCCCATTTCGCCGCCCAATCCGCTGCCCAACACCTCTCTATCAGCTCCGAAAAAGTGCCCCATCGCAACCGAACCCACAACCATCAAAACGCCAAGCGAACGTAGCGTCTTTTGCAGATTCAGAAACTTGAAAGCCATTATTTTGAGCGACCCCACCATCAGACTAACAGGCAACAGCAGCCCAAATACACCAAACCACTGCCCCACAATATAATGCGAGGTAAGCGCGCCCAACTTGCCGCACATATTGAGTGCATCGGCAGCTTTGGAGGCGAAAAGATTACTCCACTGCGTCAGGCTCTGGTCTGCTTGCCAGCTGCTTAGATAAGAGACGCAGGCAATGAGCAGGTATGCGCCGATGAAAAAAACGGGCAATGCCCACCAAAAACGACGCTCCAACTCTTGCTCGGGAGTGAGGGTGGAGGGAGAAGTCCTGACGGGAGCCTTGGGGGCTTTGGAGCGTTTGGGACTAGTGGGACGAGTGGGGCGAGTTGCACGAGCAGCACGAGTAGGGGCACCACTCATCTCTTTGGGTTTCTCCGCCCTTGGTTTCTCTGCCTTGGGTTTTTCGGGAGGGGTAGGTTTACTCATAGGCGGCTTGTGGACAGCAGGGCGCACACCGGTACCACTCTGCTGCTTAGCCTGCTGCCCCCGTTGCCGCAATAACTCTATATGTTTATCTCTATCATTCATCACTTTAACTGAAAAACAAAAAGTGAAAAACTTACAAAAAAAACTGACCCTCTTTCACTTTTCATCTTCATTCTCTACTCGCCTCCTCTTTTAATTTGTTTCACCATAATCATAATTTCAGCCACCAGCAACACCGTGAAGAGCACGGCAAATACCCAAAACGTTGTCTGCACCGCCGCCGAAGACACCCGCGAGACGGCTGCATTTGTCGGAAGCAGGTTTTGAATAGTCCACGGCTGTCGCCCAACTTCTGCCACAATCCATCCAGCGTGAGAAGCCAAATAAGCCAATGCAATAGACCATAAAGATATGCGCAGCCACCAACGTTTATTTTCCAGAACTTTCTTTTTTAACATAACAAGCGTAACCAAGAACATCACAATGAACCACAGCCCCAATCCTACCATAATACGGAACGACCAGAATGTTATATTCACCGGTGGCACGGCATCCTCGGGCTTTTCTAAATAGCCGTATCCAAAGTATGCAAAATAGTTGTCTTTGAAGAATTTATCATTCTTGAAAATATCAGCAATTTGGGCTGTCGCCAGTGTATCTCGCTCCTCTTTGGCTTGTCGATATTTGGCAAAAAGTTCTATTGCAGCCTTGCCACGCTCCATTTTTACGGATGTCGGCATAATGTTTTGGTCAAAATTTCCGTACACCAAATCATCCACACCCGCCACAAAGGCATTTTTGTCGCGGTATGCCATCACAGATAAGAGTGAAGGCACCTCTATTCCCGGCAGAATTGTGAGCGGAGCATTGGTTTTGCCAAAGTGCAAACCTTCCATTGCTGCAAGTTTCATCGGCTGAACACGCGCCACCTGATACGCCGAACCGTCTCCTGTCCAAGCAACGCAAATAGCCGAAATCAAACCAAATACTGAAGCGATTTTTATAGACTTTAGCGCCATTTGCGTTTCGCGCTTTTTCAGTAAGAACCACGAAGATACACCCACCACAAAAACACTCGCCAGCACGAAAGCCGAAGTCACCGTATGGAAAAACTTGTTGATGGCAACAGGCGAAAACAGCACTTCCCAAAACGAAACCATCTCGTTACGAGCCGTTTCAGGGTTAAATTCCATTCCCACAGGTGATTGCATCCAAGCATTGGCAACCAATATCCAAAGTGCCGAAAGATTTGCCCCCACAGCTGTGAGCCACGTTGCGGTCAGGTGAAACTTCTTACTCACACGATTCCATCCAAAGAACATAATGGCTATAAACGTAGACTCCATAAAGAAGGCAAAAATGCCCTCAATGGCAAGCGGCGCTCCGAAGATATCGCCAACGAAATACGAGTAGTTGCTCCAGTTTGTTCCGAACTCAAACTCAAGAATAATGCCTGTGGCAACTCCAATCGCAAAGTTCACGCCGAAAAGGCGCATCCAAAATTTAGTAGTTCGTTTCCAAAACTCATCGCCGGTGATGACATACTTAGTCTCCATAAAGGCAATAATGAAACTCAAACCCAAGGTAAGGGGCACAAAGCACCAGTGATAAATAGCTGTCAGGGCAAACATTGCCCGCGACCAATCGACAAGAGAGGTGATGGTTTCCATAATATTAATTTTTTTGGGGGAATCGGGAACCTATAATCTGCTTTTGCAAAGTTACAAAAAACTTTTTATAAACACATTTTTCGATTACAACACTTTTTGTAAGTAATTCAAGAAACTTGTTGATTAAAAAAAAAAATTTGGAATTTATAGTTTTTTTTCATTCCTTTGCAGGTGTATAACACTAACAAGAGATAATTATGAGATTTACAGCAACCTTTTTTTGGTGGCAAGCTAACCTACCCTACGGCATAGCTTGACGCCTCCTTGCGTGTAAATCAAATAAAGAAGATAAACAAGAGAGCTGCCTGCCGTAGAGCACAAGGCAGCTCTTATTTTTTTGTTTATCACAGGGATTTATTACCGACCCAAAAGACTCGAAAGTCCCATAAGTCCTAAAATCCCCCAAAAACCCACATCACAAAAACAATGAAAACCACAAAAAAAATCCTCCTTCCCGAGAGCGAAATGCCCCGCCAATGGTACAACATTATCGCCGATATGCCCATCAAGCCGCTGCCTATGCTCCATCCCGCCACAAAAGAGCCTTTGAAGCCCGAAGAGATGGAGGGGTTATTTGCTAAAGAGCTTGTTGAACAAGAGTTTTCCACCGAGCGCTATATCGACATACCCGAGGAGGTGCGCACACTTTTCAAGATTTATCGCCCCTCACCTCTGGTGCGTGCATCGGGACTAGAGAAGGCTTTGGACACGCCGGCAAAGATATATTTCAAAAACGAGAGTGTGTCGCCCGTGGGCTCGCATAAACTTAACAGTGCCATTCCTCAGGCTTATTTCAATAAGATTCAAGGTGTTAAACATATCACTACGGAGACCGGCGCAGGTCAGTGGGGCTCGGCAATGAGTATTGCGTGCCGTCACTTTGGTCTCGACTTGCAGGTCTTTATGGTGAAAATAAGCTATGAACAGAAGCCCTATCGCAAATTTGTGATGAACACCTATGGGGCGGACGTGGTATCCTCACCGAGCACACTCACGCAGGCAGGACGCGCTCTGCTGGCGGAGAATCCCAACACAAACGGCTCGTTGGGGGCGGCTATTTCGGAGGCTGTCGAAATGGCGATGACTAAACCCGACACAAAGTATACCTTAGGAAGTGTATTGAACCACGTTATTCTGCACCAATCGATCATCGGGCTTGAAGCCGAACGGCAGATGGAGATGGCGGACGACTATCCCGACATTGTTATCGGCTGCTTCGGCGGCGGCTCGAACTTCTGTGGCATCTCGTTCCCCTTCCTAAGGCATAACCTGAACAGCGGCAAGAAGACGCGCTTTATTGCTGCCGAGCCTGCATCGTGTCCAAAACTTACCCGCGGACGCTTCGAGTATGACTTTGGCGACCAAATAGGTATGACACCACTGATTCCGATGTTCACTCTGGGGCACGACTTTCAACCTGCTTCGATTCACGCGGGCGGTCTTCGCTACCACGGTGCCGGAGCTATTGTGAGCGAGTTACAACGCGAGGGGCTGATAGAGGCTATGGATATCCACCAGAGCGAAACTTTCCGCGCGGGCATCCTCTTTGCTCAGGCTGAGGGTATTATCCCCGCCCCTGAATCGACACACGCCATTGCCGCAACTATCCGCGAGGCACTCAAAGCCAAGGAGGAGGGAGTTGAAAAGGTTATTTTGTTTAACCTCTCGGGACACGGCTTGATTGATATGGCATCCTACGACAAGTTCCTTTTGGGCGAATTGTCAGACTTTTCTGTGCCCGATGAGGATATTGCCGCCAGCATCGCTAAGTTGGATAAACTGATAAAATAAATCTAGATTTTTCTTTTTTTTTTGTAAATTATTATTACCTTTGTTGTTGCGTAAAAAGTATTACCCAACTATGCTCCGACAGCTTTGGCAAAAGTTTATACCAATTTTTGCAGTATTTTCCCTGAGAAGTGCTTTCCCTTGGATTATGCTAATCGTCGGGCTTATTGCTGCCATTTTCGGGTTTAGTAGTTTGATTGACGGATGCCCGAATTGGCAAGAGATATGCAAATGGATAAGCAATATTCTCATTGTCAGCGTAATCATTGGGTTTATATCGTCTTACTTTCAATATAAGGGAATATACCAAAAGAATCTTTTTGACGTTATATATGGGAAGGAGTTTCTGAAGAAGAGAAACGATATTGACAGCATTTGGTCGAATGTTACTGAAGTTTTATTTGAATCTAAATTTCCTGAGATCAGCAATGAAATTTTTGATGTGATTAATCGTCATTACATCAAGAAGAAGGAATATTATGTTTCTAATCAAACAATAGTACTTACCGTAAAATGGCACGACAAAGTGCAAGGTTTGGTCGAGATTATTGAAGAGACAGAATTTAATGTAATTCCAAAAAACAAATCCAAATTCCAATTTGTGAATCTTTTTACATCAGAGGTTGTTTTAAAAGAAGGGAAAGCGTTTGAATGTTGTCATTATGAATTGATGTCATATAGTATAAATGATAAAGACGTATCACCCCGACAAGACCCAAAAACATTAAAAAATGTAAAACATTTTTTCTTGGAAGTTGATTTGGAAAATTGTGAATCATACAAAGTCAAGAGAACAATAAAAAAAGTACAAAACCTTAATTTCGATTGTACGGTTGGATTCAAAGCACGTTCTTTCATTAATAAATTAAGACTTCAGATTTTTAATGAAATTCACGATGATATTAAAATCTGCTTTATGCCTCGAGGTGTTTTAGAAGAGTACAAAGTAAAGGAAAGGAAAGATTTTTTTGAATGCGAGTATGATGGGTTATTACTACCCAAACAAGGATATATTTTAACATTACTTAACACTTACAAATGCTATGGCACTTAAAAGCTCTTATATTAGAACAATGTCAGACGGGGGTTAATCTCCCCATTAGACTCTTAAAGCGGTTCAGTTAGTCTGAATCGCTTTTTTTAACTGATAAAATAATGAAAATAGCACTACTAATTATCTCCATATCCCTTATTGCTTGTTCGACAAAAGATAAGCCTGCGGTTGGCGTTAGCGTATCCATTCCGCCGCTCGCCTACCTCGTAGAGAGAATTGCGGACACGACCGTTGCAGTAAACATCCTCGTGCCCGAGACCACCTCGCCCGAAACTTTTGAACCCACACCTCGCCAACTCAAGGAGATTTCGCAAAGCAGAATTTACATAAGTATAGGGTTGATTGATTTCGAGAGGGAACTGAACAAAAGCATTACCAAGCTATCGGACTCGTTGCAAGTTGTTGACCTGTCGGATGGCGTAGGGGTTATGGCGGGCAGTTGCTCCCACGCCGACCACGCCGGCCACATCCACGGAATCGACCCACACACGTGGCTATCGCCAAGGTTAATGCGTGGTTTTTCACAAAAGATTGCCGCAGAGTTGTGCAAAATATTTCCCAAGAATAAAGAGCTGTATAATAACAACTTAAAAACTTTGATTGGCGAAATTGACTCATTAGATAGCTATATCATCTCAAAAAAATTAAAGTCGTTTGCCATCGGGCACCCTTCCCTTACGTACTTTGCACGAGATTACGGCATTGAGCAGTTTGCAATAGAAGTAGAGGGAAAAGAACCCTCGGCAACGCAGATGCGCGAAATTATTGATAGGCTCAAAAAGAACAATATAAAAGTTATAGTATACAACCGGCGACTCGCACCGGCGGCAGCCGAGACCATAGCACGGGAGACGGGGACAGCGACTTTCGACTTCGACCCGCTAGCACGGGATTGGTTGATAAATATGTATAGAGTGGTGGATGTGTTATAAGAAAAGTAGAATATTTGAGATATGGAACTGATTGTCTTAAAAAATGTTACGTGCGGGTATGGCACTACCGTGATATTACCGCGGGTGAATTTTGCCATCTCGCGAGGTGATTTTATTGGCGTAATCGGACCAAATGGCGGCGGCAAAACGACCCTCATAAAAACCCTTATAGGGCTCATTACGCCGCTTGGCGGTACTATCGAAAAACATATCAAGGAGCTTGGAATCGGCTATATGCCTCAGAGTGCGACCATCGACCACCAATTTCCTGCCAAGGTGAACGATGTGGTTTTCTCAGGACTGATTTCTCGCAAGAAATTTTTTCTGAATAAAAGCGATAAGATTGCTGCTCACGACATTATGAGGCGAATTGGAATCACGGATTATGCTGACAGAAATATCGGCGAACTATCGGGTGGAGAGTTGCAAAGGGTCTTATTGGCACGGGCACTTGCGTGCAACCCTCAGATTTTGGTCTTAGACGAGCCCACTACATACATAGACCAGAAGTTCAGCAAAGATTTCTTCACACTTCTCAAAGAGCTAAATGAGAGTGGCTTAGCAATTCTGATGATTTCGCACGACTTGGGCACAATCTCGCGCCACGTGCGCAAAATAGCCTGCGTGAACCGCGCCTTCCACCTACACAACTCCAACACCATAACTGCACACCAATTAGAGCTTTACGACTGTCCCGTGCAACTATTGGTGCACAAATAGAGAGAGGCCGCCCACAATTACGCAGGACAGCCTCTACTATTAATAACAACGGTGGAACTTTCAATAATTATTCAGAGCCCCCCCCTAATCAAGCCTACTCAGCTGCGACCACTTCGATAGCAACCTCAGCTGTGATATCTTTGTAAATTTTCACGATAGCCTTGTAAGAGCCAAGCTCTTTGATAGCCTCTACCTTGATATTACGTTTATCAACCTCTATACCCTTGGCAGCAATAGCCTCAGCCACATTGGTGTTTGTCACCGAACCGAAAATTTTGCCACTCTCGCTTGCCTTGGCAGCGATTGTGAGGGTGATTGCTGCCAAAGTCTCCGCCACAGACGTAGCATCCTTGACCATCTTCTCCTCCTTATGAGCACGTTGTTTGATATTTTCAGCCAAAATCTTCTTTGCCGACACGGTTGCTGAGATTGCATAACCCTGCGGAATAAGATAGTTGTTGGCATAACCGGGGCGCACATTGACAATTTGGTCTTTATGACCAAGGTTATCTACGTCTTGTTTCAATATGATTTCCATTTCACTATTTCATTAAGTCGGTTACGAATGGAAGGATTGCCAAGTGGCGAGCACGTTTAACTGCCTGAGCTACCTTCTTTTGGAATTTTTGTGATGTACCGGTCAAGCGGCGTGGAAGAATCTTTCCCTGCTCGTTGAGGAACTTTTTCAAAAATTCGCCATCCTTATAGTCAATATACTTGATGCCACTCTTTTTGAAACGGCAATATTTTTTCTTTCTAACGTCTACCGAAACTGGGTTCAGGTAACGTACTTCGCTGTGATTTGCTGCCATCGTTATTCAGTTTTACCATTAAGTTTAGCGCGACGTTTTTCTGCGTATGCGATAGCGTCGTTGTCCAATTTGAAGGTGAGAAAGCGCATAACTCGCTCATCGCGGCGATACATTGTCTCCAATTTGTCGATAATTGTGCCATCCACCGCCTCAAACTCCATAAGGAAGTAGAAGCCGGTCGATTTTTTCTGGATAGGGTAGGCGAGCTTTTTGAGTCCCCACTCTTCGGTGTGGATCACTTTGCCGCCGTTCTCGGCGATAACGCCTTGGAATTTGCTCACGATTTCGGCTGTCTGAACATCCGAAAGTACCGGTGTGGCAATGAAAACGGTTTCGTAACGGTTCATTGTGTTATAAATTAGTTATTATCTTTCTCAATAAATGAGCACGCAAAGGTACGTCAAAAAAAAATGATGTGCAAATTTTTAATGAGCAAATGGAGATAAGCAGTGAAAATAATCACTTTACACTGCTTACGAAGCAAAAAAGAAAAACGTAGGGGCTTCGCTTAGTGCGAAGCCCCTACGAATCTTAATACAAGCTATTATTATAACTGAGGACCTGAAGCCAATAAGCCGGCACCCTCTGGTAGGTACTGCTCAAAGTTCTTAATATACTTAGCTGCCAATGATTTAGCTTTAGTTTCCCACTCAGCAACATCTGCATAAGTCTTACGTGGGTCGAGAATGTCGCTCACGTTGGGAAGAGCAACAGGAGCTACCAAGTTCAAAATAGGCACAGTAATGGTCTCCGCCTTTTCGATTGATCCGTCCAAAATTGCATCAATAATGGCACGTGTATCCTTGATTGAGATACGTTTGCCCGTACCGTTCCAGCCTGTATTCACAAGGTAAGCGGTAGCATTGTGCTCTTTCATCTTATCCGCAAGAACTTTTGCGTAGATGGTTGGGTGAACGGTCAAGAACGCTTCGCCGAATGCAGGAGAGAATGAAGGCGTAGGTTCGGTGATGCCGCGCTCAGTACCTGCAAGTTTCGATGTGTAACCGCAAAGGAAGTGGTATTGTGCCGATTTTTCGTCCAAAATAGAAACCGGAGGCAACACACCGAATGCGTCTGCCGAAAGGTAGATAATCTTCTTTGCGTGACCCGCTTTGGATGGAAGAACGATTTTGTTGATGTGGCGGATTGGGTAAGAGACGCGTGTGTTTTCTGTTACTGAGCCATCTGCGAAGTCGGGTGTACCGTCAGGGTTGATTGTAACGTTCTCCAAGAGCGCGTTACGGCTGATTGCACGCCAGATGTCTGGTTCGTTAGGTTCAGAAAGACCGATAGTTTTTGCATAGCAACCACCCTCGTAATTGAATACACCGTTAGCATCCCAGCCGTGCTCGTCGTCGCCGATGAGGAAACGTTTTGGGTCAGCCGACAAAGTGGTTTTACCTGTACCTGAAAGACCGAAGAAAAGAGCAACATCACCATCCTTACCAACGTTAGCCGAGCAGTGCATAGATGCAATACCCTTCAATGGCATATAATAGTTCATCACACCGAACATACCTTTCTTCATCTCACCGCCGTACCAAGTACCACCGATAACTTGAAGTTTCTTTGTCAGGTTGAATGCAACGAAGTTTTCAGAGTTCAGACCTTGCTCCTTCCAGTTGGGGTTTGTACATTTTGCAGCGTTCATTACAACGAAATCAGGTTCACCGAAGTTAGCCAATTCGTAGTGTGAGGGTTGGATGAACATATTGGTAACGAAGTGAGCCTGCCAAGCAACCTCCATAATAAAACGTACTTTCATACGCGTGTCTTCGTTCGTACCACAATAAGCATCAACAACATATAGCTTCTCTTTGTTCGAGAGTTGTGCCACAGCCAATTTTTCGAGTTCGTCAAAAACCTCAGGCTTCATCGCGAAGTTTGGCGAGAATGGGTTTTTCTCATCCTTGAACCAAAAGTGGTCTTTTGTCGAAGCATCGAGAACTGTGTATTTATCCTTAGGCGAGCGACCTGTGAAAATACCTGTTTTTACGCAAACTGCACCGGTAACGGTTTGTGTACCAACCTCGAAACCTGTAAGAGCAGGATTAGTTTCATCAACAAAAAGTTGTTGGTAAGAAGGGTTGTGAACGATCTCTTTTACGCCCACGATG includes these proteins:
- a CDS encoding Cytochrome d ubiquinol oxidase subunit I, coding for METITSLVDWSRAMFALTAIYHWCFVPLTLGLSFIIAFMETKYVITGDEFWKRTTKFWMRLFGVNFAIGVATGIILEFEFGTNWSNYSYFVGDIFGAPLAIEGIFAFFMESTFIAIMFFGWNRVSKKFHLTATWLTAVGANLSALWILVANAWMQSPVGMEFNPETARNEMVSFWEVLFSPVAINKFFHTVTSAFVLASVFVVGVSSWFLLKKRETQMALKSIKIASVFGLISAICVAWTGDGSAYQVARVQPMKLAAMEGLHFGKTNAPLTILPGIEVPSLLSVMAYRDKNAFVAGVDDLVYGNFDQNIMPTSVKMERGKAAIELFAKYRQAKEERDTLATAQIADIFKNDKFFKDNYFAYFGYGYLEKPEDAVPPVNITFWSFRIMVGLGLWFIVMFLVTLVMLKKKVLENKRWWLRISLWSIALAYLASHAGWIVAEVGRQPWTIQNLLPTNAAVSRVSSAAVQTTFWVFAVLFTVLLVAEIMIMVKQIKRGGE
- a CDS encoding Tryptophan synthase beta chain like — protein: MKTTKKILLPESEMPRQWYNIIADMPIKPLPMLHPATKEPLKPEEMEGLFAKELVEQEFSTERYIDIPEEVRTLFKIYRPSPLVRASGLEKALDTPAKIYFKNESVSPVGSHKLNSAIPQAYFNKIQGVKHITTETGAGQWGSAMSIACRHFGLDLQVFMVKISYEQKPYRKFVMNTYGADVVSSPSTLTQAGRALLAENPNTNGSLGAAISEAVEMAMTKPDTKYTLGSVLNHVILHQSIIGLEAERQMEMADDYPDIVIGCFGGGSNFCGISFPFLRHNLNSGKKTRFIAAEPASCPKLTRGRFEYDFGDQIGMTPLIPMFTLGHDFQPASIHAGGLRYHGAGAIVSELQREGLIEAMDIHQSETFRAGILFAQAEGIIPAPESTHAIAATIREALKAKEEGVEKVILFNLSGHGLIDMASYDKFLLGELSDFSVPDEDIAASIAKLDKLIK
- a CDS encoding Zinc ABC transporter (periplasmic-binding protein ZnuA), encoding MKIALLIISISLIACSTKDKPAVGVSVSIPPLAYLVERIADTTVAVNILVPETTSPETFEPTPRQLKEISQSRIYISIGLIDFERELNKSITKLSDSLQVVDLSDGVGVMAGSCSHADHAGHIHGIDPHTWLSPRLMRGFSQKIAAELCKIFPKNKELYNNNLKTLIGEIDSLDSYIISKKLKSFAIGHPSLTYFARDYGIEQFAIEVEGKEPSATQMREIIDRLKKNNIKVIVYNRRLAPAAAETIARETGTATFDFDPLARDWLINMYRVVDVL
- a CDS encoding Zinc ABC transporter ZnuC translates to MELIVLKNVTCGYGTTVILPRVNFAISRGDFIGVIGPNGGGKTTLIKTLIGLITPLGGTIEKHIKELGIGYMPQSATIDHQFPAKVNDVVFSGLISRKKFFLNKSDKIAAHDIMRRIGITDYADRNIGELSGGELQRVLLARALACNPQILVLDEPTTYIDQKFSKDFFTLLKELNESGLAILMISHDLGTISRHVRKIACVNRAFHLHNSNTITAHQLELYDCPVQLLVHK
- a CDS encoding LSU ribosomal protein L9p gives rise to the protein MEIILKQDVDNLGHKDQIVNVRPGYANNYLIPQGYAISATVSAKKILAENIKQRAHKEEKMVKDATSVAETLAAITLTIAAKASESGKIFGSVTNTNVAEAIAAKGIEVDKRNIKVEAIKELGSYKAIVKIYKDITAEVAIEVVAAE
- a CDS encoding SSU ribosomal protein S18p, SSU ribosomal protein S18p (zinc-independent) translates to MAANHSEVRYLNPVSVDVRKKKYCRFKKSGIKYIDYKDGEFLKKFLNEQGKILPRRLTGTSQKFQKKVAQAVKRARHLAILPFVTDLMK
- a CDS encoding SSU ribosomal protein S6p gives rise to the protein MNRYETVFIATPVLSDVQTAEIVSKFQGVIAENGGKVIHTEEWGLKKLAYPIQKKSTGFYFLMEFEAVDGTIIDKLETMYRRDERVMRFLTFKLDNDAIAYAEKRRAKLNGKTE
- a CDS encoding Phosphoenolpyruvate carboxykinase [ATP], whose protein sequence is MSVNLEKYGIVGVKEIVHNPSYQQLFVDETNPALTGFEVGTQTVTGAVCVKTGIFTGRSPKDKYTVLDASTKDHFWFKDEKNPFSPNFAMKPEVFDELEKLAVAQLSNKEKLYVVDAYCGTNEDTRMKVRFIMEVAWQAHFVTNMFIQPSHYELANFGEPDFVVMNAAKCTNPNWKEQGLNSENFVAFNLTKKLQVIGGTWYGGEMKKGMFGVMNYYMPLKGIASMHCSANVGKDGDVALFFGLSGTGKTTLSADPKRFLIGDDEHGWDANGVFNYEGGCYAKTIGLSEPNEPDIWRAISRNALLENVTINPDGTPDFADGSVTENTRVSYPIRHINKIVLPSKAGHAKKIIYLSADAFGVLPPVSILDEKSAQYHFLCGYTSKLAGTERGITEPTPSFSPAFGEAFLTVHPTIYAKVLADKMKEHNATAYLVNTGWNGTGKRISIKDTRAIIDAILDGSIEKAETITVPILNLVAPVALPNVSDILDPRKTYADVAEWETKAKSLAAKYIKNFEQYLPEGAGLLASGPQL